Part of the Candidatus Angelobacter sp. genome is shown below.
TCGTCATCCGCGATTCTGTCTGGCCGGATAAACCCTTGGCCGGGTCCTTGGGCAATGAAGGCTGTCTGATCGTTTATTCCGGGCGAGAGATTCTTGATCCGACGAAAAGCAGGCACCCGGTTCATACGTGCTACGCGATATTCTCCGACGACGGCAAGGTGTTTCGGCGCGTTACGAATCAGAGCGGTTCCTTCTTCGAGGAGCCGGTCGGCGTTTCGTTACCGGCGGGGGCCTATAAAGTCGAGGCACGGGCCACGAACTGCGGCGAGGTCGCAATCCCGGTTGTGATTCAGGCGGGCAAGTTGACGACGCTCTATCTGGACGGGGAGACCGAACCATTGAACAGCGCGACGTCTTCCAACCAATGGGTGACGCTGCCCAATGGACAGATCGTTGGCGCCAAAGCCCCTGGCCCGTCGCAGGCAGCTCCGCCCTGAGATTCGCACCCTTGAACAGCGGAGCTTGAACAAGGTCAGACGGTCTTCGGCTTCTCTTCCAAAACACATCACCTCTTCCGCAGGGGGCTTGACGAGTCGGCGCGAACCGTCATTGGCGCCGACGGGACCGGCGGCCGAGCAGAAGCACGCCGGAATAAACTGCCAGAATGGTCTCGGAGTGCAGCAGTCCGCGTCAGTCTGATAAAGCGGGCGCTTGTCGCGGAATCTGTTTCTCAATCAACAGGGCCCACACGACGGCATTTGAACCCTGTCGGTTGTCACTCAATTGTAACAATCCCGCCCTTGGTTCGTCACGCATGACCTCTAGTTTCCGGCCGAACCAACTCAAATCAAATGAAGAACCCAAAAAACAAGTGGACGGCGGTCGGGGCGCTCGCCTCGGCTGCGTTTTGCGCCAATGCCGTCGGGCAATCGTCTGATGCTCTCCTGGACAAGCTCGTCCAGAAGGGAATCCTGAGCGCGCAGGAGGCCAAAGACCTTCGTGAAGACGCGCAAAAGGACTTTGACAGGAATTACCGGAAGGAAACGAAAATGCCGGAGTGGGTCAACGCCCTCAAGTTCAGCGGTGATTTCCGCGGGCGGTTCGAACAAAACAACGCGGAGAACGAGGCTTACATTGACCGCAATCGTTTTCGTTACCGGGTCCGCCTCGGTGCGACCGCCTCGTTAATTGACAACTTCGAGATTGGGTTGCGCGTTGCTTCGGGCAATCCACAGACAAATCCTGGTGGCACGCTGGTCGGCGGTCAGCCCATTACTGCAAACACGGACATGAACTCACTCGAGTCCCGGAAATTCCTCTGGGTCGATGCCGCTTACGCGAAATGGACCCCCATCAAAAACAACGATTGGACAGTGACCGGGATCATCGGAAAGATGGATAATCCGTTCTCGCTGTCGAACATGATCTGGGATTACGACATAGACCCGGAGGGCGGTGCGCTCCAGGTCGCATACAATGTCAACAACCAGCACACATTGAAAGCGAATGGGGCGTTCTTCGTGCTGGATGAAATCAACCAGACGCCCACCGGAGCAGGACTCACTGGTGTCGGCGCAAGTCATGACCCCTACGTTTACGGGGTGCAGGCTTTGTGGGAAGCCAGGTGGAGTCCCCAATTGGAAACTTCTCTCGGAGTGGCGGTCTTCGACATCGCCGGCCGCGACGCCTTGAGCGCCAGAATACAACCGTTTTACAACTCTGGAAACACGCGCGATGGAAACGGGTTTTTGGCGTACAATTTCAATCCAATCATCGGGACGGCTTCCGCCACTTACAAGCTCGACAGTTTCCCATGCTATGCCGGTCAGTTCCCGCTGAAAGT
Proteins encoded:
- a CDS encoding putative porin — translated: MKNPKNKWTAVGALASAAFCANAVGQSSDALLDKLVQKGILSAQEAKDLREDAQKDFDRNYRKETKMPEWVNALKFSGDFRGRFEQNNAENEAYIDRNRFRYRVRLGATASLIDNFEIGLRVASGNPQTNPGGTLVGGQPITANTDMNSLESRKFLWVDAAYAKWTPIKNNDWTVTGIIGKMDNPFSLSNMIWDYDIDPEGGALQVAYNVNNQHTLKANGAFFVLDEINQTPTGAGLTGVGASHDPYVYGVQALWEARWSPQLETSLGVAVFDIAGRDALSARIQPFYNSGNTRDGNGFLAYNFNPIIGTASATYKLDSFPCYAGQFPLKVTGEYMKNPGAPSNNVGYRAGVTIGKAGRKHTWEINYRYQRLEADAWFDALVDDDNGAFYATGSPQLVGTGKANGWFGGTNVRGHLAQATYSFTDYLNFTFTYYLNDLIIGNPPTAGVPDQRSKAGHFMADLMWRF